TTTTTTTGATAATCAAGTAAAAGAAGATGTACCAGATTCCATTATGAAATTGATTTCAAAATCTCCACCGCAAGATGCTGTAGCCGACAAAGTAGATTCTATCGAAAGAGTGCTTGGAAAAGGAGCATTCGAGCAAGGGGACAGCACTTACTCAATTTCAGGCAACGCCTTTTTGAGCCAGATTGGAGAAGTTATAAATCTCACTTTTACGGATTTTGAAGTGTCAAATGGACCCGATCTCTTTGTTTACGCAGTAAGAACCGATACCACTGTAAATAAGACAATTAAAGAAACGGTAGCAAAGGGAGAATTTATTAATTTAGGAACTCTTAAAGGAAACATCGGAAACCAAAATTATACTTTAGATAAACAACTTGACCATAAAGCCTATCAGGTCATTTCCATTTGGTGTAGAAGATTCAGCAGGAATTTCGGCTCCGTCAAACTCTCTCCAAGTCGGCTGGAATTAATTAGTCGGCACTGAAAAAAGGTATTTTTAAGTA
This window of the Verrucomicrobiota bacterium genome carries:
- a CDS encoding DM13 domain-containing protein; amino-acid sequence: MNRIWKPLLSIILLVTLGWVAFGFLGIQALFFDNQVKEDVPDSIMKLISKSPPQDAVADKVDSIERVLGKGAFEQGDSTYSISGNAFLSQIGEVINLTFTDFEVSNGPDLFVYAVRTDTTVNKTIKETVAKGEFINLGTLKGNIGNQNYTLDKQLDHKAYQVISIWCRRFSRNFGSVKLSPSRLELISRH